In a single window of the Deinococcus aetherius genome:
- a CDS encoding MarR family winged helix-turn-helix transcriptional regulator has protein sequence MAYSPAGLAFSDLVVLIFRLNGTLLKAGDRMTAPVGQTSARWQVLGVIDERPMTVAAIARTMGLTRQSVQRTADLLVEDGLAAYEDNPEHRRAKLLRLLPLGQEVLNVIEASQQDWANRVGEAVGESELSRAVTLLERLLLALDREEGRGGGR, from the coding sequence GTGGCGTACTCCCCGGCTGGCCTGGCCTTTTCCGATCTCGTCGTGCTGATCTTTCGACTCAACGGCACGCTGCTCAAGGCGGGCGACCGGATGACCGCGCCCGTCGGGCAGACGAGTGCGCGCTGGCAGGTGCTGGGGGTGATCGACGAGCGGCCCATGACCGTGGCGGCCATCGCCCGCACGATGGGCCTGACCCGCCAGAGCGTGCAGCGCACCGCCGACCTGCTCGTCGAGGACGGCCTGGCGGCGTACGAGGACAACCCCGAACACCGGCGGGCGAAACTGCTGCGGCTCCTGCCTCTCGGTCAGGAGGTCCTGAACGTGATCGAGGCGAGCCAACAGGACTGGGCCAACCGGGTGGGAGAGGCCGTGGGCGAGTCGGAGCTGAGCCGGGCGGTCACCCTGCTCGAACGCCTGCTCCTTGCGCTGGACCGGGAGGAGGGGAGGGGAGGGGGACGATGA
- a CDS encoding M50 family metallopeptidase produces the protein MSILQSIGAALTPVGLLWTLLIIGVATFLHELAHYALAKRQGVPVKSFSVGMGPVLLRRAWRGTEWRISLLPIGGYVEIEGMAPEEGPGGTYRQPTRGFAALPAWGKVAVLLAGPLMNLVLAIGLMTANFSAQGIPALDRVRIESVREGSRAQSLGLRPGDVVTALNGRDIAETITVSGQTRPGWESLRDLLTTPGRKTLTVERGGAAQEVTFDWRPRVNGARQLLGIGYGPDVQPASVPTAFVTSLQTTAEAVPQILRAFGNLFARFFTLDLSRDENVTGPIGTAEVVSQAARVSPWALVQVAILLNLSLAFFNLIPIPGLDGGRIMLVLVGALRGRPLSLAQEQVINVAGFALVMLLMVFVVVRDVSRFF, from the coding sequence GTGAGTATCCTGCAAAGCATCGGGGCGGCCCTGACACCGGTGGGCCTGCTGTGGACCCTCCTGATCATCGGCGTGGCGACCTTCCTGCACGAGTTGGCACACTACGCGCTGGCAAAGAGGCAGGGGGTGCCGGTCAAATCCTTCAGCGTGGGGATGGGGCCGGTGCTGCTCCGCAGGGCGTGGCGCGGCACCGAGTGGCGGATCAGCCTGCTGCCCATCGGCGGGTACGTGGAGATCGAGGGCATGGCGCCGGAGGAAGGGCCGGGGGGTACGTACCGCCAGCCCACGCGGGGTTTTGCGGCGCTGCCCGCCTGGGGCAAGGTGGCCGTGCTCCTCGCCGGGCCGCTGATGAACCTCGTGCTGGCAATTGGGCTGATGACGGCCAACTTCAGCGCACAGGGCATCCCGGCCCTCGACCGGGTGCGGATCGAGTCGGTGCGGGAGGGCTCGCGGGCGCAATCTCTCGGTCTCCGGCCCGGGGACGTGGTCACGGCGCTGAACGGGCGGGACATTGCGGAGACGATCACCGTGAGCGGGCAGACCCGTCCCGGCTGGGAGAGCCTGCGCGACCTGCTGACCACCCCGGGCCGCAAGACGCTGACGGTCGAGCGGGGCGGGGCGGCGCAGGAGGTGACCTTCGACTGGCGACCGCGCGTGAACGGCGCCCGGCAGCTTCTCGGCATCGGGTACGGGCCGGACGTTCAGCCTGCCAGCGTGCCCACCGCTTTCGTGACCTCACTCCAGACGACCGCCGAGGCCGTGCCGCAGATTCTGCGGGCGTTCGGGAACCTCTTCGCCCGCTTCTTCACCCTCGACCTCTCGCGCGACGAGAACGTGACCGGGCCCATCGGCACGGCGGAGGTCGTCAGCCAGGCGGCGCGGGTGAGCCCCTGGGCGCTCGTGCAGGTCGCCATCCTGCTCAACCTCTCGCTCGCCTTTTTCAACCTGATCCCGATTCCCGGGCTCGACGGCGGGCGCATCATGCTCGTCCTCGTCGGGGCGCTGCGGGGCCGCCCGCTCTCGCTGGCGCAGGAGCAGGTGATCAACGTGGCGGGCTTCGCGCTGGTGATGCTGCTGATGGTGTTCGTGGTGGTGCGGGACGTGAGCCGGTTTTTCTAG
- a CDS encoding VOC family protein, translated as MNVTASAISLNVADVAASAGFARRHFGFVPDMEVEGVMSSLAREDVGFNLIFLRTGLETFKPGRIAGHAGEGLLVVFVVDGIDAEYERLRAEGVPVVTPIETEPWGERYFQVEDPNGVIFQLVQWVTEPGA; from the coding sequence ATGAACGTTACCGCGTCTGCCATCTCGCTCAACGTCGCCGATGTGGCCGCCTCCGCCGGGTTTGCCCGTAGGCACTTCGGGTTCGTGCCGGACATGGAGGTCGAGGGGGTGATGTCCTCGCTGGCGAGGGAAGACGTGGGATTCAACCTGATCTTCCTGCGGACCGGACTGGAGACGTTCAAGCCGGGGCGCATCGCCGGGCACGCGGGAGAAGGGCTGCTGGTCGTCTTCGTCGTGGACGGAATCGACGCCGAGTACGAGCGGCTGCGGGCCGAGGGGGTGCCCGTCGTCACGCCCATCGAGACGGAGCCGTGGGGGGAGAGGTACTTCCAGGTCGAGGACCCGAACGGGGTGATCTTCCAGCTCGTGCAGTGGGTGACGGAGCCTGGAGCCTGA
- a CDS encoding class I SAM-dependent methyltransferase, whose translation MTQYARACLATQDAVPQREVGERLLLDFLPAHTRRVLNPGCGDGRLLAPVRSRFRHAEGMALDASETMFDAARVRFAGQAGVRVAHHGLNDPLPDLGIFDAVVSGFAIHPPARRAQADALQADLCLPGTGRSDFLHLEHVPRVNET comes from the coding sequence ATGACCCAGTACGCCCGCGCCTGCCTCGCCACGCAGGACGCCGTGCCCCAGCGGGAGGTGGGGGAGCGGCTGCTCCTCGACTTCCTGCCCGCGCACACCCGGCGGGTGCTGAATCCTGGGTGCGGCGACGGTCGCCTGCTCGCTCCAGTCCGCTCGCGTTTCCGGCACGCGGAGGGTATGGCGCTCGACGCGTCGGAGACGATGTTCGACGCGGCCCGTGTTCGTTTCGCGGGACAAGCTGGCGTGAGGGTAGCTCACCACGGTTTGAACGACCCGCTGCCCGACCTGGGCATCTTCGACGCGGTGGTGAGCGGCTTCGCCATCCACCCCCCTGCCCGACGGGCGCAAGCGGACGCTCTGCAGGCAGATTTGTGCCTGCCTGGCACCGGGCGGAGTGATTTTCTCCACCTCGAACACGTCCCCAGGGTGAACGAGACGTAA
- a CDS encoding N-acetylmuramoyl-L-alanine amidase family protein: MVDLPMRRAFFTLALLAVPALTAARAAPEVFVAYPPEGHRVAFDHVILEGSVPPGARLRVGGQPAQVGPDGLFILWWPLRVGTNDLRLVTTLNGQTGTRTLRVIRTATGPLPATPTSIDRKSVTPGAAYEFWDAARDSPDERRVPVSFRGSPGGRAAFRVGTGAWSPLPEVEPGRYEAAYVVPVAARLENAAVTVRLTGRDGRTLTATAPGPLTSTGEGLRTGTQRPGTVRGLGLNDAGNVTTTQEGKPFLYPRGGMTFTLVGRVGEDVRARLAPGVSVLISAKQLDVTPGIPAPATGGEVGLDAGPAEETPPVPLLPALPFTPLVPTSTPEGALPAGSPADAPGEDLRVRVPLGGARVPFTVAQEGEGRRLALTLYGLVTPPTLAAPLADPLIAGGKIETVALGVTRLTLDLTQAQTWGFTAGYEGDDLLLTVRRPPTLDPVRPLAGRVIVLDPGHGGTQFGGAGSLRVPEKDLTLPIARRVAELLRAQGADAVLTRDADVTLGLYERGLLAEEKGADLLVSIHANALPDGRDPRGIRGPEVYFTHPQAQAPAAAILAALHRTLPDLGPGQGLKPGADLALTRPTTQPSLLVETAYLTDPGNLRVLMDPGRRERFAQAIAAGITDFYADQARED; the protein is encoded by the coding sequence GTGGTAGACCTCCCTATGCGCCGCGCCTTTTTCACCCTCGCCCTGCTCGCCGTCCCCGCCCTGACCGCCGCGCGGGCGGCGCCGGAGGTGTTCGTCGCCTACCCGCCGGAAGGGCACCGGGTCGCGTTCGATCACGTGATCCTGGAGGGAAGCGTGCCGCCCGGCGCGAGGCTCAGGGTGGGCGGGCAGCCCGCGCAGGTCGGGCCCGACGGCCTCTTCATCCTGTGGTGGCCGCTGCGCGTCGGCACGAACGACCTGCGGCTGGTCACGACGCTGAACGGGCAGACAGGCACGCGGACGCTGCGGGTCATTCGCACGGCCACCGGGCCGCTGCCCGCCACCCCCACCTCGATTGACCGGAAGAGCGTGACGCCGGGCGCGGCGTACGAGTTCTGGGACGCGGCGCGGGACTCGCCGGACGAGCGCCGTGTGCCCGTGTCCTTCCGGGGCTCGCCGGGCGGGCGGGCGGCCTTTCGCGTGGGAACCGGGGCGTGGTCCCCGCTGCCGGAGGTCGAGCCGGGCCGCTACGAGGCTGCCTACGTGGTTCCCGTCGCCGCCCGGCTGGAGAATGCCGCCGTGACGGTCCGCCTCACCGGGCGCGACGGCAGGACGCTGACGGCCACGGCCCCCGGGCCTCTGACGAGTACGGGTGAGGGACTCCGCACCGGTACCCAGCGGCCCGGCACGGTGCGCGGCCTGGGGTTGAACGACGCGGGCAACGTGACGACCACCCAGGAGGGAAAGCCTTTCCTGTACCCGCGAGGCGGCATGACCTTCACGCTCGTCGGGCGGGTGGGGGAGGACGTGCGCGCCCGCCTCGCGCCCGGTGTGAGCGTGCTGATCAGCGCGAAGCAACTGGATGTGACCCCCGGGATTCCCGCCCCCGCCACGGGTGGGGAGGTCGGGCTGGACGCCGGGCCTGCCGAGGAGACTCCCCCCGTCCCGCTGCTCCCGGCTCTTCCCTTCACGCCGCTCGTGCCCACGAGTACGCCGGAGGGTGCCTTGCCTGCTGGTTCTCCCGCTGACGCCCCCGGGGAGGACTTGCGCGTCCGCGTTCCCCTCGGCGGCGCCCGCGTCCCCTTCACCGTCGCCCAGGAGGGGGAGGGCCGCCGCCTGGCCCTGACCCTGTACGGGCTGGTCACGCCGCCCACCCTCGCCGCGCCCCTCGCCGACCCGCTGATCGCCGGGGGGAAGATCGAGACCGTCGCCCTCGGGGTCACGCGGCTGACCCTCGACCTGACGCAGGCGCAGACGTGGGGCTTCACGGCCGGGTACGAGGGGGACGACCTGCTCCTCACCGTGCGCCGCCCGCCGACCCTCGACCCGGTGCGTCCCCTCGCGGGGCGGGTGATCGTCCTCGACCCGGGACACGGCGGCACCCAGTTCGGCGGGGCCGGGAGCCTGCGGGTGCCCGAAAAGGACCTGACCCTCCCCATCGCCCGCCGGGTGGCCGAACTGCTGCGTGCCCAAGGCGCCGACGCGGTGCTCACCCGCGACGCCGACGTGACCCTGGGCCTGTACGAACGCGGCCTGCTCGCCGAGGAGAAAGGGGCCGACCTCCTCGTCTCCATCCACGCCAACGCCCTGCCCGACGGGCGCGATCCCCGGGGCATCCGTGGCCCGGAGGTGTACTTCACCCACCCGCAGGCGCAGGCCCCCGCCGCCGCCATCCTCGCCGCCCTGCACCGCACGCTGCCCGACCTCGGCCCGGGGCAGGGTCTCAAGCCCGGCGCCGACCTCGCCCTCACCCGGCCCACCACCCAGCCCAGCCTCCTCGTCGAGACGGCGTACCTCACCGATCCGGGGAACCTGCGCGTCCTGATGGACCCGGGCAGGCGCGAACGCTTCGCGCAGGCCATCGCGGCGGGCATCACGGACTTCTACGCAGACCAGGCGAGGGAGGATTGA
- a CDS encoding arginine--tRNA ligase, translated as MDLKAQLKAAVEQAAAALGAPVTDSLVVIQETPANKPGDYGTPAAFQIAKALGGNPAQVASQLAGKVELPAGIARVEATGPFLNFFVDVGEFVRGVVENPTEVEARGGKVVIEHTSVNPNKELHVGHLRNVVLGDSMARIFRAAGHTVEVQNYIDDTGRQAAEALFAVGHYHRVWNGVQKYDHWLGEGYVRLNADPEKPSLEEGISAVMHRLEAGELRGEIEKVVRAHLETCFRLGARYDLLNWESDVVGSGFLAQAMNILEESRSTSHPQGGKYAGAFVMDVSEFMPGLEEPQVVLMRSDGTAMYAAKDIGYQFWKFGLFEGMKFKPFMRDPEGKTVWTSAPDGQPDTERRFGHAQEVINVIDSRQEHPQKIVRASLGVAGHPQEEERSIHLSYAFVTLEGQTISGRKGIAVSADEAMDEAERRARAVLTEFNPNLDQEDAAEIARRVGIGAIRFAMLKAEPTRKIDFRWEQALALNGDAAPYVQYAAVRAASILRKAQEAGYAVGGTGADWAALPDVDLTLAKMVAKLPEVVAQSVRVHSPHVVAQYALDLATAFNAWFNAKDKAGKSATNVLHSPEGLREARLALVARLRRGFEETLALIGIEVPSAM; from the coding sequence ATGGACCTCAAGGCTCAACTCAAGGCCGCCGTCGAACAGGCTGCCGCCGCGCTCGGTGCCCCTGTCACCGACTCGCTGGTCGTGATTCAGGAGACTCCCGCGAACAAGCCCGGCGACTACGGCACCCCCGCCGCCTTCCAGATCGCCAAGGCGCTCGGCGGGAACCCCGCGCAGGTCGCCTCGCAACTCGCCGGGAAGGTCGAGCTTCCGGCAGGTATCGCGCGGGTGGAGGCCACCGGCCCCTTCCTCAACTTCTTCGTGGACGTGGGCGAGTTCGTGCGCGGGGTGGTCGAGAACCCTACCGAAGTCGAGGCCAGGGGCGGCAAGGTGGTCATCGAGCACACCTCCGTCAACCCCAACAAGGAACTGCACGTCGGCCACCTGCGGAACGTGGTGCTGGGCGACAGCATGGCCCGCATCTTCCGGGCAGCGGGGCACACCGTCGAGGTCCAGAACTACATCGACGACACCGGGCGCCAGGCGGCGGAGGCCCTCTTCGCGGTCGGCCACTACCACCGCGTCTGGAACGGCGTGCAGAAGTACGACCACTGGCTCGGGGAAGGCTACGTGCGCCTGAACGCCGACCCCGAGAAGCCCAGCCTGGAGGAGGGCATCAGCGCCGTCATGCACCGCCTGGAGGCCGGGGAGCTTCGCGGCGAGATCGAGAAGGTCGTGAGGGCTCACCTCGAAACCTGCTTCCGGCTGGGCGCCCGCTACGATCTCCTGAACTGGGAGTCGGACGTGGTGGGCAGCGGCTTTCTCGCGCAGGCCATGAACATCCTGGAGGAGAGCCGCTCCACCTCGCACCCGCAAGGGGGCAAGTACGCGGGCGCTTTCGTTATGGACGTGTCGGAGTTCATGCCTGGTCTCGAAGAGCCCCAGGTCGTCCTGATGCGCTCGGACGGCACGGCGATGTACGCCGCCAAGGACATCGGCTACCAGTTCTGGAAATTCGGCCTCTTCGAGGGGATGAAATTCAAGCCCTTCATGCGGGACCCCGAGGGCAAGACGGTCTGGACGAGCGCCCCCGACGGGCAGCCCGACACCGAGCGCCGCTTCGGCCACGCGCAGGAGGTCATCAACGTGATCGACTCGCGGCAGGAGCACCCGCAGAAGATCGTGCGGGCGTCCCTGGGCGTGGCGGGTCACCCGCAGGAGGAGGAACGCAGCATCCACCTCTCCTACGCCTTCGTGACCCTGGAGGGGCAGACGATCAGCGGGCGCAAGGGCATCGCCGTGAGTGCGGACGAGGCGATGGACGAGGCCGAACGGCGGGCGAGAGCTGTCCTGACCGAGTTCAACCCCAACCTCGACCAAGAGGATGCGGCGGAGATCGCGCGTCGCGTGGGCATCGGTGCAATCCGCTTCGCCATGCTTAAGGCAGAGCCGACGCGCAAGATTGATTTCCGTTGGGAGCAGGCGCTCGCTCTGAACGGGGATGCGGCTCCTTATGTGCAGTACGCCGCCGTTCGCGCTGCAAGTATTCTCCGCAAGGCGCAGGAAGCCGGGTACGCCGTAGGCGGCACGGGAGCCGACTGGGCCGCCCTGCCCGACGTGGACCTCACCCTCGCCAAGATGGTCGCCAAGTTGCCCGAGGTCGTCGCTCAAAGCGTCCGCGTCCACTCACCGCACGTCGTCGCCCAGTACGCCCTCGACCTCGCCACCGCCTTCAACGCCTGGTTCAACGCGAAGGACAAGGCCGGGAAGTCCGCTACCAACGTCCTCCACAGCCCCGAGGGTCTGCGTGAGGCCCGCCTCGCCCTCGTCGCCCGGTTGCGCAGGGGCTTCGAGGAGACGCTGGCCCTCATCGGGATCGAGGTGCCAAGCGCGATGTGA
- a CDS encoding glycosyltransferase family 2 protein encodes MGQAVARVAVVIPAFNEEETVGDVVRVARELTPDVVVASDGSSDRTPQAAREAGAQVVELSENAGKGPALKAALEATDAEYVVMLDADLIGLTREHLEVLLRPVLAGELDMAIGVFEGGGFVTDWGNKLTPHLSGQRACRREWLLEVPRLGEERWPEPPITDHLKATEARWGYVELPQLRQVLKEKKRGFWKGVGFRTKMYADLLTYRARKKREG; translated from the coding sequence ATGGGGCAGGCAGTGGCGCGCGTGGCGGTCGTGATTCCCGCCTTCAACGAGGAGGAGACGGTGGGAGACGTAGTCCGGGTCGCGCGGGAACTCACGCCCGACGTGGTCGTCGCCAGCGACGGCAGCAGCGACCGCACCCCACAGGCAGCGCGCGAAGCCGGGGCACAGGTGGTCGAGCTGAGCGAGAACGCGGGCAAGGGCCCCGCCCTCAAGGCCGCGCTGGAGGCCACGGACGCCGAGTACGTCGTGATGCTCGACGCCGACCTGATTGGCCTGACGCGCGAACACCTGGAGGTGCTGCTGCGGCCCGTGCTCGCCGGGGAACTCGACATGGCTATCGGTGTCTTCGAGGGCGGCGGCTTTGTCACCGACTGGGGGAACAAGCTCACCCCGCACCTCAGCGGGCAGCGGGCCTGCCGCCGGGAGTGGCTGCTGGAGGTCCCGCGTCTGGGCGAGGAACGGTGGCCCGAGCCGCCCATCACCGATCACCTCAAGGCCACGGAGGCACGCTGGGGCTACGTGGAACTCCCGCAACTGCGCCAGGTGCTCAAGGAGAAGAAGCGCGGCTTCTGGAAGGGCGTGGGCTTCCGCACGAAGATGTACGCCGACCTGCTGACGTACCGGGCGCGCAAGAAGCGGGAGGGGTGA
- a CDS encoding prephenate dehydrogenase, whose translation MTDPAAPVTPAPLFDTAVVAGVGLIGGSVALGLRQRFLARRVIGLDNSVEVLREAEALGVVDEVRATPGEWLRDADLVVLAAPMRSLAPLARELAPWLSRGALVTDVGSVKAGIAAEMEALGVRNFVAGHPMAGSERGGVTHARAGLLENAVWVLTPSDHTPLTALSKARTLVEHLGAAPVVMPPDAHDQLVATVSHLPYLASLALTHMVARDERLSLLAAGGFRDLTRVASGDPRMSRDMVVENRSALREALSRFRRQLDRLEADLDEPDDLLDAAQEGKRTRDSLPVVKRSLLPPKHDLVVAVPDRPNQIGAVTQALGEAGVNIKDIEVLAIREEGGAMRLGLESPEDVRRAGEILSAAGFEVRARG comes from the coding sequence ATGACCGACCCTGCCGCGCCCGTGACGCCCGCCCCGCTGTTCGATACGGCCGTCGTGGCGGGCGTGGGACTCATCGGGGGAAGCGTGGCGCTGGGGCTGCGGCAGCGGTTTCTGGCCCGGCGGGTGATCGGGCTCGACAACAGCGTGGAGGTGCTGCGCGAGGCGGAAGCGCTGGGGGTGGTGGACGAGGTGCGGGCCACGCCGGGCGAGTGGCTGCGGGACGCCGACCTCGTGGTCCTCGCCGCGCCGATGCGGTCGCTGGCACCGCTGGCGCGGGAACTGGCCCCGTGGCTGTCACGGGGGGCGCTCGTGACCGACGTGGGCAGCGTGAAGGCCGGGATCGCCGCCGAGATGGAGGCGCTGGGGGTGCGCAACTTCGTCGCCGGGCACCCGATGGCGGGCAGCGAGCGGGGCGGGGTGACACACGCGCGGGCCGGGCTGCTGGAAAACGCCGTGTGGGTTCTGACGCCGAGCGACCACACGCCGCTGACGGCCCTGAGCAAAGCCCGCACCCTGGTCGAACACCTCGGCGCGGCCCCGGTCGTGATGCCGCCCGACGCGCACGATCAGCTCGTGGCGACGGTGAGCCACCTGCCGTACCTCGCCAGCCTCGCGCTGACGCACATGGTCGCGCGGGACGAGCGGCTGAGCCTGCTCGCGGCGGGGGGCTTCCGCGACCTGACGCGGGTGGCGAGCGGCGACCCCCGCATGAGCCGCGACATGGTGGTGGAGAACCGCTCGGCCCTGCGCGAGGCCCTGTCCCGCTTCCGGCGGCAGCTCGACCGCCTGGAGGCCGACCTCGACGAGCCGGACGACCTGCTCGACGCGGCGCAGGAGGGCAAGCGCACGCGGGACAGCCTGCCGGTGGTCAAGCGCAGCCTCCTACCCCCCAAACACGACCTCGTGGTCGCGGTGCCCGACAGGCCGAACCAGATCGGCGCAGTGACCCAGGCGCTCGGGGAGGCGGGCGTGAACATCAAGGACATCGAGGTCCTCGCCATCCGCGAGGAGGGGGGCGCGATGCGGCTAGGGCTGGAGAGCCCCGAGGACGTGCGCCGGGCGGGCGAGATTCTGAGCGCGGCGGGCTTCGAGGTGCGGGCGCGGGGGTGA
- a CDS encoding SRPBCC family protein, with product MEYQGTRRIQASPDEVFAFVSDVRNLPRYLPTTKRAEPQGEERVAVEGEANGHQYQADGHFHQDAQNHRLEWGSDGEISYSGTLEVMPDGDGSQVSVKLRFEPDPQRAPNQDMPGQAPSDNQIQEGIDKALESIQNFVEGRGGKEEPSAAT from the coding sequence ATGGAATACCAAGGCACCCGCCGCATCCAGGCATCTCCCGACGAGGTCTTCGCGTTCGTCTCGGACGTGCGCAACCTCCCCCGTTACCTGCCCACCACCAAGCGTGCCGAGCCCCAGGGCGAGGAACGGGTCGCGGTCGAGGGCGAGGCCAACGGCCACCAGTACCAGGCCGACGGGCACTTCCACCAGGACGCCCAGAACCACCGCCTGGAGTGGGGCAGTGACGGCGAGATCAGCTATTCCGGCACCCTGGAGGTCATGCCCGACGGCGACGGCTCCCAGGTCAGCGTCAAGCTCCGCTTCGAGCCCGACCCCCAGCGCGCCCCCAACCAGGACATGCCCGGCCAGGCCCCCTCCGACAACCAGATTCAGGAGGGCATCGACAAGGCCCTGGAGTCCATTCAGAACTTCGTCGAGGGCCGGGGCGGCAAGGAGGAACCCAGCGCCGCGACCTGA
- a CDS encoding VOC family protein, with protein MDLPRPGPLFHKVDCLQIPVPDLEAGLTFYRDCLGHELLWRTATAAGLRMPETDAELVLRTERPELEVNLLVSSADAATEAVVQAGGSVVEPPFDVQVGRCAVLLDPWGNRLVLLDLSRGLLITDERGNVVGRGAGEAP; from the coding sequence ATGGACTTGCCGCGCCCAGGCCCACTCTTTCATAAGGTCGACTGCTTGCAGATTCCCGTGCCCGACCTCGAAGCTGGCCTGACCTTCTACCGCGACTGCCTGGGCCACGAACTGCTCTGGCGAACGGCGACCGCCGCCGGGCTGAGGATGCCCGAGACGGACGCCGAACTGGTGCTTCGGACGGAGCGGCCCGAGCTGGAGGTCAACCTCCTCGTTTCTTCCGCCGACGCCGCCACGGAGGCCGTGGTGCAAGCGGGCGGAAGTGTCGTGGAGCCGCCGTTCGACGTTCAGGTGGGCCGCTGCGCCGTTTTGCTGGACCCCTGGGGAAATCGGCTGGTCCTCCTCGATCTGAGCCGGGGCCTCCTGATCACCGACGAACGGGGCAACGTCGTCGGGCGAGGGGCTGGAGAGGCGCCGTGA